One part of the Dysgonomonadaceae bacterium PH5-43 genome encodes these proteins:
- a CDS encoding positive regulator of sigma E activity (product_source=COG3086; cog=COG3086; pfam=PF04246; superfamily=50249; transmembrane_helix_parts=Inside_1_75,TMhelix_76_98,Outside_99_101,TMhelix_102_121,Inside_122_138), with protein MSNTITHSGKVKEINTDYIKISIQQSTACAECHAKSACNVSDTKEKEIDVPNIYPSIKTGDNVTVMISTSLGLKAVMYSFAIPLFLVFGSLILSVSFINNEYVSAIIALLVLAVYYFTLWLSRNLFKKKFVFTLKLND; from the coding sequence ATGAGCAACACGATTACTCATAGTGGCAAAGTAAAAGAGATAAATACAGATTACATAAAGATAAGCATTCAGCAAAGCACTGCTTGTGCTGAATGCCACGCCAAAAGCGCGTGCAATGTTTCCGACACTAAAGAAAAGGAAATAGACGTTCCAAACATCTACCCTTCTATTAAAACAGGAGACAATGTTACTGTAATGATTTCTACCTCTTTAGGCTTAAAAGCTGTAATGTATTCGTTTGCCATTCCTTTGTTTTTAGTTTTTGGGAGTTTAATACTCTCTGTAAGTTTCATTAACAACGAATACGTATCGGCAATTATAGCTTTGTTGGTATTAGCTGTGTATTACTTTACACTTTGGTTGTCTCGAAACTTATTTAAGAAAAAGTTTGTATTTACATTAAAGCTCAACGATTAA
- a CDS encoding electron transport complex protein RnfB (product_source=KO:K03616; cath_funfam=3.30.70.20; cog=COG2878; ko=KO:K03616; pfam=PF04060,PF12838,PF13187; superfamily=54862; transmembrane_helix_parts=Inside_1_2,TMhelix_3_25,Outside_26_281): MNIILLAIVSLVSIGILAAIILYFASKKFYVFEDPRIAQIQEVLPSANCGACGFAGCSGFATALVNSNTMDGLNCPVGGNSTMSLVAEILGQNAETAVQQIAVVRCNGSCDNRPKTNLYDGASSCAIASNLYGGETACSYGCLGYGDCVNVCPFDAIHINKETNLPEVDEDKCTACGKCVKACPKLIIQLRNKGPKSRRIYVNCVNKDKPAVAMKACKVSCISCKKCVKACPFEAITIENNLAYIDYNKCRLCRKCVPECPNSTITELNFPVKKQNETENI; the protein is encoded by the coding sequence ATGAATATTATATTATTAGCAATAGTATCTTTGGTAAGTATCGGAATACTCGCTGCTATTATCTTATACTTTGCTTCAAAGAAGTTTTACGTATTTGAAGACCCAAGAATAGCTCAAATACAAGAAGTACTACCTTCTGCCAACTGTGGGGCTTGCGGTTTTGCCGGCTGTAGCGGTTTTGCTACGGCTTTAGTTAATTCAAATACAATGGACGGACTTAATTGTCCTGTTGGCGGAAACTCAACAATGAGTTTAGTTGCCGAAATATTAGGACAAAATGCCGAAACTGCTGTTCAACAAATAGCGGTAGTAAGATGTAACGGTAGTTGTGATAATCGTCCGAAGACTAATCTTTACGACGGTGCAAGTTCTTGCGCCATTGCGTCTAATCTGTATGGTGGAGAAACAGCGTGCTCTTATGGTTGCTTAGGCTACGGCGACTGTGTTAATGTTTGTCCTTTCGACGCTATACATATTAATAAGGAAACAAACCTACCAGAAGTAGACGAAGATAAATGTACGGCTTGCGGTAAATGTGTGAAAGCTTGTCCTAAACTTATTATTCAATTAAGAAACAAAGGACCTAAGTCGCGCAGGATTTATGTTAATTGCGTAAACAAAGACAAACCTGCTGTTGCAATGAAGGCTTGTAAAGTTTCTTGTATTTCTTGCAAGAAATGCGTAAAGGCTTGTCCCTTCGAGGCTATAACAATAGAAAACAACTTAGCTTATATTGATTATAATAAATGTAGACTTTGTAGGAAATGCGTCCCAGAATGTCCTAATTCTACAATTACCGAATTGAACTTTCCTGTAAAAAAGCAAAATGAAACTGAAAACATTTAA
- a CDS encoding electron transport complex protein RnfC (product_source=KO:K03615; cath_funfam=3.30.70.20; cog=COG4656; ko=KO:K03615; pfam=PF01512,PF10531,PF13237,PF13375; superfamily=142019,46548; tigrfam=TIGR01945), producing the protein MKLKTFKIGGIHPPENKLSAGNKVERLPLPTQAIIPLGQSLGAPSTPLVKKGDEVKVGTLIAKSSGFISANIHSSVSGKVLKIDQVVDASGYKRDAIVIDVVGDEWEESIDQTDTLVEECNLPSEEIISKIEAAGIVGLGGATFPTNVKLLSGSGKVDTLIINATECEPYLTDDHSLMLIKAPEIFVGISILMRALKVEKAIIGIENNKKDAIKLFSDIASKHMGISVVALKTQYPQGGEKQLIDALTGRQVPSGKLPADVGTVVQNIGTTFAVYEAVQKNKPLFERLVTVTGKSINKPADLWVRVGTPIKNLIEHQGGLPNNVGKVIAGGPMMGKALVNIDVPVTKGVSGVLIMSKEESQRKESRVCIRCGKCVQVCPMGLVPSFLMTVSELEEWDKAESFNITDCMECGSCSFTCPSNRPILDYVRLGKTKVNNIIRSRK; encoded by the coding sequence ATGAAACTGAAAACATTTAAGATAGGAGGAATACATCCTCCCGAAAACAAACTATCTGCTGGCAATAAAGTCGAAAGATTACCTTTGCCAACACAAGCTATCATTCCCTTAGGGCAATCTTTGGGTGCGCCTTCAACTCCTTTGGTAAAAAAAGGTGACGAAGTTAAAGTTGGAACTTTAATTGCGAAATCTTCAGGATTTATTTCTGCCAACATACACTCTTCTGTTTCAGGAAAAGTATTAAAGATAGACCAAGTAGTAGATGCTTCCGGTTATAAAAGAGATGCTATTGTTATAGATGTTGTTGGAGACGAATGGGAAGAAAGTATAGATCAAACAGACACACTTGTTGAAGAATGCAACCTTCCGTCTGAAGAAATAATATCGAAGATTGAAGCCGCTGGTATAGTAGGCTTAGGTGGTGCCACTTTCCCTACTAATGTAAAGTTATTGTCGGGCAGCGGAAAGGTTGACACTTTAATTATCAACGCTACCGAGTGCGAGCCATACTTAACCGACGACCATTCTCTTATGCTTATCAAAGCTCCTGAAATATTTGTAGGCATAAGCATACTAATGCGCGCTCTAAAAGTAGAGAAAGCCATTATAGGAATAGAAAACAACAAGAAAGATGCAATAAAACTATTCTCAGATATTGCTTCTAAACACATGGGAATATCTGTTGTTGCTCTGAAAACACAATACCCTCAAGGTGGAGAAAAGCAATTAATAGATGCTCTTACGGGAAGACAAGTCCCAAGCGGCAAGCTGCCTGCTGACGTTGGCACTGTTGTTCAAAACATCGGTACTACTTTTGCTGTTTACGAAGCCGTTCAGAAAAACAAACCTTTGTTCGAAAGATTAGTTACTGTTACTGGTAAAAGCATAAACAAACCTGCCGACCTTTGGGTAAGAGTGGGAACTCCTATTAAAAATCTTATAGAACATCAAGGCGGATTACCAAATAATGTGGGTAAAGTTATTGCCGGCGGACCAATGATGGGTAAGGCGTTGGTTAATATCGACGTTCCTGTTACTAAAGGAGTATCGGGAGTACTTATTATGAGCAAGGAAGAATCTCAGCGCAAAGAATCACGAGTTTGTATACGATGTGGAAAATGCGTACAGGTTTGTCCTATGGGATTAGTTCCTTCATTTTTAATGACAGTTTCAGAACTTGAAGAATGGGATAAAGCTGAGAGTTTCAATATTACAGACTGTATGGAGTGCGGTTCGTGTTCTTTTACTTGTCCGTCTAACCGTCCTATTTTGGATTACGTACGACTTGGCAAAACAAAGGTTAATAATATAATAAGGAGTAGAAAGTAA
- a CDS encoding electron transport complex protein RnfD (product_source=KO:K03614; cog=COG4658; ko=KO:K03614; pfam=PF03116; superfamily=81338; tigrfam=TIGR01946; transmembrane_helix_parts=Inside_1_25,TMhelix_26_48,Outside_49_95,TMhelix_96_118,Inside_119_124,TMhelix_125_147,Outside_148_176,TMhelix_177_199,Inside_200_205,TMhelix_206_228,Outside_229_237,TMhelix_238_260,Inside_261_266,TMhelix_267_286,Outside_287_289,TMhelix_290_309,Inside_310_318), whose translation MENKLIISPSPHIHSGDTIENKMYGVLIALIPTFIVSLIFFGLGALIVTTVSVLSCVLFEFLIQKYILKIKPTIKDGSAILTGVLLAFNLPSNLPIWIIIIGALVAIGIGKMTFGGLGKNIFNPALVGRVFLLISFPAQMTTWPLPSIFNMQYLDATTGATTLNLIHFGTPPDTISLLLGNMAGSLGEVSALAILLGFAFMLWKKIIQWHIPVYMVLTVFAFTGIMHLINPAEYASPIIHTLSGGLLLGAVFMATDYVTSPMTKPGMIIYAIGIGLITSIIRLWGAYPEGVSFAILIMNAVTPLINTYIKPKRYGDNG comes from the coding sequence ATGGAGAACAAACTTATAATATCACCTTCGCCACACATTCACAGTGGCGACACCATAGAAAACAAAATGTATGGAGTATTGATTGCTCTTATTCCTACATTTATTGTTTCTTTAATATTCTTCGGTCTTGGAGCTTTAATAGTTACTACCGTATCTGTATTATCTTGTGTACTATTTGAATTTCTTATTCAGAAATACATATTAAAGATAAAACCGACAATTAAAGACGGTTCTGCAATATTAACGGGAGTACTCTTAGCCTTTAATCTTCCTTCTAACCTTCCTATATGGATAATAATTATAGGAGCTTTAGTTGCTATAGGAATAGGAAAGATGACTTTTGGTGGATTAGGAAAGAATATCTTTAACCCTGCTTTAGTAGGTCGTGTGTTTTTATTAATATCTTTTCCCGCACAGATGACTACTTGGCCTCTTCCAAGTATCTTCAATATGCAATATCTTGATGCAACAACAGGAGCCACAACTCTTAATTTGATACATTTTGGTACGCCTCCTGATACTATATCTTTATTATTAGGCAATATGGCAGGTAGCTTGGGCGAAGTTAGCGCTTTAGCAATTCTGTTAGGCTTTGCATTTATGCTCTGGAAAAAGATTATCCAATGGCATATTCCTGTTTATATGGTATTAACCGTGTTTGCTTTCACAGGAATAATGCACCTTATTAACCCCGCCGAGTACGCCTCTCCTATTATACACACTTTGTCGGGAGGTTTACTTTTGGGAGCTGTATTTATGGCTACCGACTATGTAACATCGCCTATGACTAAACCAGGTATGATAATCTATGCAATAGGTATCGGACTTATAACTTCAATAATTCGTTTATGGGGAGCTTATCCCGAAGGAGTTTCTTTCGCAATTCTTATTATGAATGCTGTTACTCCTTTAATAAACACATATATCAAACCTAAAAGATACGGAGACAATGGCTAA
- a CDS encoding electron transport complex protein RnfG (product_source=KO:K03612; cog=COG4659; ko=KO:K03612; pfam=PF04205; tigrfam=TIGR01947; transmembrane_helix_parts=Outside_1_9,TMhelix_10_32,Inside_33_208), translating to MAKLESTFKNMILSLGIICLLSATILAGVNNFTQEPIAKAKKDKLENAIREVVPGFDNNPASEMYKVGLAESDTAIVYPAKKGDKLIGAAIETVSMKGFSGEIRILTGLTPEGKIINYAVLSHAETPGLGDKMDPWFKTDKNNQSIIDKSLQGVTLKLKKNGGDIDAITAATITSNAFLDAVNKAYSALANNSDAESGATDASSGATN from the coding sequence ATGGCTAAATTAGAATCAACATTCAAGAATATGATACTCTCTCTGGGTATTATCTGTTTGCTATCGGCAACAATATTGGCAGGAGTCAACAATTTCACTCAAGAACCAATAGCTAAAGCCAAGAAAGATAAGCTTGAAAATGCAATAAGAGAGGTTGTTCCCGGCTTCGATAACAATCCAGCATCTGAAATGTACAAAGTGGGACTGGCAGAAAGCGATACTGCTATTGTTTATCCTGCTAAAAAAGGCGATAAGTTAATCGGTGCTGCCATAGAAACAGTATCGATGAAAGGTTTTAGTGGTGAAATAAGAATACTTACAGGCTTAACTCCCGAAGGTAAGATTATTAATTATGCAGTACTGTCTCACGCCGAAACACCAGGCTTAGGTGATAAGATGGACCCTTGGTTTAAGACCGACAAAAACAATCAGAGTATTATTGATAAAAGTCTGCAAGGTGTAACTCTAAAATTAAAGAAAAATGGTGGCGACATAGACGCTATAACAGCGGCAACTATTACGTCTAATGCTTTTCTTGATGCAGTAAACAAAGCATACAGTGCTTTAGCAAATAACTCCGATGCAGAATCGGGAGCTACAGACGCTTCTTCCGGAGCAACAAATTAA
- a CDS encoding electron transport complex protein RnfE (product_source=KO:K03613; cog=COG4660; ko=KO:K03613; pfam=PF02508; superfamily=103473; tigrfam=TIGR01948; transmembrane_helix_parts=Outside_1_56,TMhelix_57_79,Inside_80_91,TMhelix_92_109,Outside_110_112,TMhelix_113_135,Inside_136_147,TMhelix_148_170,Outside_171_189,TMhelix_190_212,Inside_213_216): MQNRELQTLLPEQQINTKLLITIMSSKIKTLTNGILKENPVFVLLLGMCPVLGTTSSAINGLAMGLATTFVLVCSNSVVSLVKNLIPDKVRIPAFIVIIASFVTLVQMLMEAYIPALYDSLGLFIPLIVVNCIVLGRAEAFAAKNNLISSALDGLGMGLGFSLALTLLGAIREFLGTGKLFSIGIYPEQYGSLIFVLAPGAFIVLGFLIAIINKNK, translated from the coding sequence ATGCAGAATCGGGAGCTACAGACGCTTCTTCCGGAGCAACAAATTAACACAAAATTATTAATTACAATTATGAGTAGTAAAATAAAAACTCTAACCAATGGTATTCTAAAAGAGAATCCGGTATTTGTATTGTTATTAGGAATGTGTCCGGTATTAGGAACTACAAGTTCTGCAATTAATGGACTTGCAATGGGATTAGCTACCACCTTTGTATTAGTATGCTCTAACTCCGTTGTATCTTTAGTAAAGAACTTAATACCCGATAAAGTCCGTATCCCTGCATTTATAGTTATCATAGCATCTTTTGTAACTTTAGTTCAAATGCTTATGGAAGCTTATATCCCTGCTCTTTACGACAGTTTAGGATTATTCATTCCTCTTATTGTTGTAAACTGTATAGTATTAGGGCGAGCAGAAGCTTTTGCTGCTAAAAACAATTTAATATCATCAGCTTTAGATGGGTTAGGTATGGGATTAGGCTTTTCCCTTGCTCTTACTCTTTTGGGAGCAATTAGAGAATTTTTAGGCACAGGAAAACTCTTCTCTATAGGAATATACCCTGAGCAATACGGTTCGCTTATATTCGTACTCGCTCCAGGAGCTTTTATAGTATTAGGCTTTTTAATCGCAATAATAAATAAAAACAAATAA
- a CDS encoding electron transport complex protein RnfA (product_source=KO:K03617; cog=COG4657; ko=KO:K03617; pfam=PF02508; superfamily=82866; tigrfam=TIGR01943; transmembrane_helix_parts=Inside_1_1,TMhelix_2_24,Outside_25_38,TMhelix_39_58,Inside_59_69,TMhelix_70_91,Outside_92_100,TMhelix_101_123,Inside_124_129,TMhelix_130_152,Outside_153_166,TMhelix_167_189,Inside_190_190), whose translation MSYFLIFVGAVFVNNIVLSQFLGICPFLGVSKKTETAVGMAAAVAFVMTIATLFTFIIQKTVLEPFGLDFLQTITFILVIASLVQMVEIILKKISPALYQALGVFLPLITTNCAILGVAILVIQKDFTLVSSLVYAVSTAIGFGLALILFSGIREQLSLTSVPKTMRGTPIALITAGILAMAFMGFSGIV comes from the coding sequence ATGAGTTACTTCTTAATATTCGTAGGAGCTGTATTTGTAAACAATATAGTATTATCTCAATTCTTAGGTATATGTCCGTTCTTGGGTGTATCTAAGAAGACCGAAACAGCAGTTGGAATGGCTGCCGCAGTAGCCTTTGTTATGACTATTGCTACTTTATTTACTTTTATAATTCAGAAAACAGTATTAGAACCTTTCGGTCTTGACTTTTTACAAACCATTACATTTATATTAGTAATAGCCTCATTGGTACAAATGGTTGAAATTATATTAAAGAAAATCTCTCCTGCACTATATCAAGCCTTAGGAGTATTTCTCCCCTTAATAACTACAAACTGTGCAATATTAGGAGTCGCAATATTAGTTATACAGAAAGATTTCACTTTAGTTTCTTCATTGGTTTATGCGGTATCCACAGCTATTGGATTTGGTTTAGCCTTAATATTATTCTCTGGCATAAGAGAACAACTGTCTTTAACATCGGTTCCAAAAACTATGCGCGGAACTCCTATTGCTTTAATCACTGCTGGTATATTAGCTATGGCTTTTATGGGCTTTAGCGGAATAGTCTAA
- a CDS encoding large subunit ribosomal protein L20 (product_source=KO:K02887; cath_funfam=1.10.1900.20; cog=COG0292; ko=KO:K02887; pfam=PF00453; superfamily=74731; tigrfam=TIGR01032) codes for MPRSVNHVASRAKRKRILKLTRGYYGARKNVWTVAKNTWEKGLTYAYRDRRNKKRNFRSLWIQRINAAARLEGTSYSKLMGALHKNGIEINRKVLADLAVNNPGAFKAIVAKVK; via the coding sequence ATGCCTAGATCGGTAAATCATGTAGCTTCAAGAGCTAAAAGAAAAAGAATCCTCAAACTTACAAGAGGTTATTACGGTGCAAGAAAGAACGTATGGACCGTAGCTAAGAATACTTGGGAAAAAGGTTTAACTTACGCTTATCGCGATAGAAGAAACAAAAAGCGTAACTTCCGTTCTCTTTGGATTCAACGTATCAACGCTGCTGCTCGTTTAGAAGGAACTTCTTATTCTAAACTTATGGGTGCTTTACACAAAAATGGAATTGAAATTAATCGTAAGGTTTTAGCTGATCTTGCTGTTAACAATCCAGGAGCATTCAAAGCAATCGTTGCAAAAGTAAAATAA
- a CDS encoding large subunit ribosomal protein L35 (product_source=KO:K02916; cath_funfam=3.30.470.20; cog=COG0291; ko=KO:K02916; pfam=PF01632; superfamily=143034; tigrfam=TIGR00001): MPKMKTNSGAKKRFTLTGSGKIKRKHAYKSHILTKKTKKQKRRLTHFAILDKSNETNVKELLAMK; this comes from the coding sequence ATGCCTAAAATGAAGACTAATTCCGGTGCAAAAAAGAGATTTACTCTTACCGGATCAGGGAAGATCAAAAGAAAACACGCTTACAAAAGTCACATTCTTACAAAGAAGACTAAAAAGCAAAAGAGAAGATTAACTCATTTCGCAATTCTTGACAAAAGTAACGAAACTAATGTTAAGGAATTATTAGCAATGAAATAA
- a CDS encoding translation initiation factor IF-3 (product_source=KO:K02520; cath_funfam=3.10.20.80,3.30.110.10; cog=COG0290; ko=KO:K02520; pfam=PF00707,PF05198; superfamily=54364,55200; tigrfam=TIGR00168), which yields MKKDNLKDQYRVNDKIRVKEVRLVGDNVQQGVYPTAEALRMAQQQGLDLIEISPNAAPPVCRISDYQKFIYQQKKRQKEQKSKSVKIVVKEIRFGPQTDDHDYNFKLKHAKSFLDEGAKVKAYVFFKGRSILFKEQGEVLLLRFANDLEDYAKVESLPSLEGKKMIIMLAPKKATASPAKKQEKAETLKVVKVKDLKESGSVEENTEE from the coding sequence ATGAAGAAAGACAATCTAAAAGATCAGTACAGAGTAAATGATAAAATTCGAGTAAAAGAGGTTCGTCTTGTAGGCGATAACGTTCAGCAAGGAGTTTATCCAACGGCTGAAGCTCTACGAATGGCACAACAACAAGGCTTGGATTTAATCGAAATCTCACCTAATGCTGCTCCTCCTGTTTGTAGAATATCTGATTATCAGAAGTTCATCTACCAACAAAAGAAACGTCAGAAAGAACAGAAATCAAAGTCTGTGAAAATTGTGGTAAAAGAAATAAGATTCGGACCACAAACCGACGACCACGATTATAACTTTAAGTTGAAACACGCAAAAAGCTTCTTAGACGAAGGTGCAAAAGTTAAAGCGTATGTATTCTTTAAGGGACGTTCTATCTTGTTCAAAGAGCAAGGAGAGGTATTGTTACTTCGATTTGCTAATGATTTGGAAGATTATGCTAAGGTAGAATCTTTACCATCATTAGAAGGTAAAAAAATGATTATAATGTTAGCTCCTAAGAAGGCAACAGCATCTCCTGCTAAAAAACAGGAAAAGGCTGAAACTCTTAAAGTAGTTAAGGTTAAAGATTTAAAAGAGTCTGGTTCTGTCGAAGAAAATACAGAAGAATAA
- a CDS encoding threonyl-tRNA synthetase (product_source=KO:K01868; cath_funfam=3.10.20.30,3.30.930.10,3.30.980.10,3.40.50.800; cog=COG0441; ko=KO:K01868; pfam=PF00587,PF02824,PF03129,PF07973; smart=SM00863; superfamily=52954,55186,55681,81271; tigrfam=TIGR00418), whose protein sequence is MIKITFPDGSVREYAKGITPLKIAESISSRLAQDVVVADVDGEAWDLTREINQDACVTLFKWDSEEGKHAFWHTSAHLLAEALQELYPNIKFGIGPAIENGFYYDVDPGEGVTIKDSDLATIEKKMQELASKKLTINRRDITKQDALKFFGDKNEVYKTELINELADGTITTYTQGNFTDLCRGPHLQDTSSIKAIKLMSVAGAYWRGDEKRKQLTRIYGITFPKKKMLDEYLVILEEAKKRDHRKVGKEMELFTFSQNVGAGLPLWLPKGTQLRLKLEEFLKKIQQKYGYQQVMTPHIGGKMLYVTSGHYAKYGKDSFQPIHTPEEGEEYLLKPMNCPHHCEIYKAFPRSYKELPLRLAEFGTVYRYEQSGELHGLTRVRGFTQDDAHIFCTAEQVKEEFVKVMEIIHIIFRALNFTDYEAQISLRDPENREKYIGSDENWESAENAIIEVCQEKGIKARVELGEAAFYGPKLDFMVKDALGRRWQLGTIQVDYNLPERFELEYVGADNQKHRPVMIHRAPFGSMERFVAVLIEHTGGNFPLWLIPDQAVILPISEKFNAYAEKIAQELRDNDIRVTVDDRNEKIGRKIRDNEMKKIPYMLIVGEKEAENNEISVRKHGEGDVGSMKITNFAALLNEEVERQMTQWQ, encoded by the coding sequence ATGATAAAGATAACATTTCCGGACGGTTCCGTTCGCGAATATGCGAAAGGAATCACTCCATTAAAAATAGCAGAAAGTATTAGTTCTCGCTTAGCGCAGGACGTAGTAGTGGCAGATGTCGACGGTGAAGCTTGGGATTTAACCCGTGAAATTAACCAAGATGCTTGCGTAACACTATTTAAATGGGATAGCGAAGAAGGTAAGCACGCTTTTTGGCATACATCGGCGCACTTGTTGGCTGAAGCTTTGCAAGAATTGTATCCTAATATTAAATTCGGAATAGGTCCGGCTATAGAAAACGGTTTCTATTATGATGTAGATCCGGGAGAAGGTGTAACAATTAAAGACTCAGACCTTGCAACAATAGAAAAGAAAATGCAAGAACTTGCTTCTAAAAAACTAACAATCAATCGTAGAGATATAACAAAGCAAGATGCGTTGAAGTTTTTCGGTGATAAAAATGAAGTTTATAAAACCGAATTAATAAATGAGTTAGCCGACGGAACAATTACAACTTATACACAGGGTAACTTTACCGACCTTTGTCGCGGTCCTCACTTGCAAGACACTTCGTCTATCAAAGCAATAAAACTAATGTCGGTAGCAGGAGCTTACTGGAGAGGCGATGAAAAAAGAAAACAATTAACTCGCATCTATGGTATTACTTTCCCTAAAAAGAAGATGCTTGATGAGTATCTTGTAATTCTTGAAGAAGCTAAAAAGAGAGACCACCGTAAGGTAGGTAAAGAAATGGAGCTATTTACATTCTCTCAGAATGTAGGAGCCGGACTCCCTCTTTGGTTGCCTAAGGGAACTCAGTTGCGACTAAAACTTGAAGAATTTCTGAAAAAAATTCAACAAAAATATGGTTATCAACAAGTAATGACTCCTCATATTGGAGGCAAAATGTTATACGTTACTTCGGGGCACTACGCTAAATATGGCAAAGACTCTTTTCAACCTATACATACACCAGAAGAAGGTGAAGAGTATTTGTTGAAACCTATGAATTGCCCTCACCACTGTGAGATTTACAAAGCATTTCCTCGTTCGTATAAAGAATTGCCACTTCGATTGGCTGAGTTTGGAACTGTTTATCGTTACGAACAAAGTGGAGAGCTACACGGATTGACTCGTGTTAGAGGCTTTACTCAAGATGATGCACATATTTTCTGTACGGCTGAACAAGTAAAAGAAGAATTTGTTAAGGTAATGGAAATTATTCATATAATATTCAGAGCTCTTAACTTTACCGATTACGAAGCTCAGATTTCTTTACGCGACCCCGAAAACAGAGAAAAATACATAGGCTCTGACGAAAACTGGGAAAGCGCAGAGAATGCAATTATAGAAGTATGTCAAGAAAAAGGCATAAAAGCAAGAGTAGAGCTTGGCGAAGCTGCTTTCTATGGACCTAAGTTAGACTTTATGGTGAAAGATGCTTTAGGTAGAAGATGGCAGTTAGGGACAATTCAGGTAGATTATAATTTGCCAGAACGTTTTGAACTTGAATACGTTGGAGCGGACAATCAAAAACACCGCCCAGTAATGATTCACCGTGCGCCTTTTGGCTCAATGGAACGTTTTGTTGCTGTGTTGATAGAACATACAGGAGGTAATTTCCCTTTGTGGTTAATACCCGACCAAGCAGTTATACTTCCAATTAGTGAAAAGTTTAATGCATACGCCGAAAAAATAGCTCAAGAGTTGAGAGATAACGATATTAGAGTTACTGTAGATGATAGAAATGAAAAGATAGGGCGTAAAATAAGGGACAATGAAATGAAAAAAATACCTTATATGCTCATCGTTGGAGAGAAAGAAGCCGAAAATAATGAAATTTCTGTAAGAAAACACGGAGAAGGTGATGTTGGTTCAATGAAAATTACTAACTTTGCCGCGCTTTTGAATGAAGAGGTAGAGAGACAGATGACTCAATGGCAGTAA
- a CDS encoding hypothetical protein (product_source=Hypo-rule applied) — protein sequence MNTISKLFVFIFITVGIFACKGSKTSGSDKENEKQAPEPTRQERMLGE from the coding sequence ATGAATACTATAAGTAAATTGTTTGTTTTTATATTTATTACGGTAGGTATATTTGCTTGTAAAGGAAGTAAAACTTCGGGTAGTGATAAAGAAAACGAAAAACAAGCTCCTGAACCTACACGTCAGGAGAGAATGTTGGGAGAGTAA